A genomic stretch from Solanum stenotomum isolate F172 chromosome 8, ASM1918654v1, whole genome shotgun sequence includes:
- the LOC125874219 gene encoding protein NRT1/ PTR FAMILY 2.7-like — protein sequence MGAPSEAQISRRTGGWITFPFIIASLVGLTLAFGGLTSNLIVYLIKEFDVESIDAAQITNLVNGAGSLTPVLAAIVADSFLGCFSIIWISSIISLLGAILLTLTTTVDSLRPTTCEVGSTSCTPKPKVQYVVLYAAIALVTLGNASLRSTLSTMGANQFDKPKDQGIFFNWFFFFLSGSTIVASTAIVYVEDNVSWKAGYIICVAANVVGAAIFLLGTRFYNNSKPEGSPFTSLARVVVASIRKRKLPLPSTSEDFYHGLMLVEPSKTYRFLNRAAIKSEGDVKPDGSTAKSWRLCSVQEIEDFKTLIKILPLWSTSFFLGTTIGVQGSLSILQALSMDRHIGPNFQIPAGSMLVFVMLSTALFLALFDKFLFPTWKNLSGKSLTPLQRIGVGHVLNFLCMGVSAIVESKRLNVAKSNQGSIIVPMSALWLVPQLALVGIAEAFHLPGQVSLYYQEFPITLKNLATAMISVLIGIAFYLTTALIDVVRRTTTWLPGNINNGRLDKVYGVLVVGGVLNFGYYVICAWFYKYKNIKAVVDHSDSPSHE from the exons ATGGGAGCTCCATCGGAGGCACAGATATCAAGAAGAACCGGAGGATGGATCACCTTCCCCTTCATCATAg CGAGCTTAGTAGGGTTGACCCTAGCATTTGGAGGTTTGACGAGCAATCTTATTGTGTATCTGATTAAGGAATTTGATGTGGAGAGTATTGATGCTGCTCAAATAACAAATTTGGTTAATGGTGCTGGAAGCTTAACTCCTGTCCTTGCTGCAATTGTTGCCGACTCTTTTCTTGGTTGCTTCTCTATCATTTGGATTTCATCCATCATCTCATTATTG GGTGCAATCCTTTTAACGCTAACAACGACAGTTGATTCATTGAGGCCTACAACGTGTGAAGTTGGTTCAACCTCATGTACCCCTAAACCAAAAGTTCAATATGTAGTACTCTATGCAGCCATTGCTTTGGTGACTCTGGGTAATGCTAGTCTCCGATCAACCCTTTCAACAATGGGAGCGAACCAATTTGATAAACCAAAAGATCAAGGGATTTTCTTCAATtggttttttttcttcctttctgGTTCTACTATTGTAGCATCCACAGCTATTGTGTATGTTGAAGATAACGTGAGCTGGAAAGCTGGATATATCATTTGTGTAGCAGCTAATGTAGTTGGTGCAGCCATTTTTCTATTGGGGACCAGATTTTACAACAATTCTAAGCCAGAAGGGAGTCCTTTCACCAGTTTGGCTCGCGTTGTGGTTGCAAGTATTAGGAAAAGAAAGTTGCCACTCCCATCGACTAGTGAAGATTTCTACCACGGACTAATGCTTGTTGAGCCTTCAAAAACCTACAG GTTTTTGAACCGTGCAGCCATTAAAAGTGAAGGTGATGTTAAACCAGATGGGTCAACAGCTAAGTCATGGAGACTTTGTTCAGTCcaagaaattgaagatttcaaaaccttaattaaaattttaccaCTATGGTCAACTAGTTTTTTTCTTGGCACAACAATTGGCGTACAAGGAAGTTTGTCAATCCTTCAAGCCTTATCAATGGACCGTCATATAGGACCCAATTTCCAAATCCCAGCTGGCTCCATGCTCGTTTTTGTCATGCTCTCTACCGCTCTATTCCTCGCCCTGTTCGACAAATTTCTATTTCCTACGTGGAAAAATTTGTCTGGCAAATCACTTACACCTCTCCAGAGAATTGGGGTTGGGCACGTGCTCAATTTTTTGTGTATGGGTGTCTCAGCCATAGTCGAGTCAAAGAGGCTAAATGTAGCAAAATCCAATCAAGGTTCCATTATTGTGCCAATGTCAGCTTTATGGCTTGTGCCACAATTAGCACTTGTTGGTATCGCAGAGGCATTTCATCTTCCTGGACAAGTATCATTGTACTACCAAGAGTTCCCAATAACCTTAAAGAACTTGGCGACCGCGATGATATCCGTGCTTATTGGTATAGCATTTTACTTGACCACTGCTCTAATTGATGTTGTTAGAAGGACAACTACATGGTTACCAGGTAACATAAATAATGGAAGATTGGACAAAGTGTATGGGGTATTGGTTGTAGGGGGAGTATTGAATTTTGGTTACTATGTAATATGTGCTTGGTTTTACAAGTATAAAAACATCAAGGCAGTAGTGGATCATAGTGATTCTCCTTCTCATGAGTGA
- the LOC125873406 gene encoding protein NRT1/ PTR FAMILY 2.3-like, with protein sequence MEKSVQTFVNEAPPNHLHSSTNTNNNGGWISFPFIIGSMAGLSLAAAGWNNNLIVYLIEEFNMNSVSAAKVYNMANGCSTIFPILGAVVADSFLGCFSVIWISSFISLLGVLLLTFTAVIDTLRPPKCFDGSNECRNASTFHLTILYAALALAYLGNGGTRFTIGSMGANQFHKPNHQAIFFNWYTFALYTSNVIGSTVLLYIEDNVSWVLGFAICVTFNILGLAIFLSGHCFYRHIEAQQESPFMSLARVAVAAIRKHREPLSLGDEDYYHGMTKQDSATSAHDLTNPSKFFRFLNRAALITEGDKKPDRVAAEPWRLCTVQQVEDLKILIKLFPIWTTGLLLCTPLVIQTSLATLQALKMDRHLGSNFKIPAGSVIVFTMISTCITITFMDRVLSPLLTKRIRTSLTPLQRVGIGHVLTVVSMVLSALVESKRIKLDKSHHQNSVVVPMSVFWLAPQLAISGIGLAFHSPGYVGFYYQEFPGSLKSTSTAVVAVFMGVAFYLGNGVMDLVQKVTGWLPENINNGRLDNVFWVISVLGALNFVYYVVCASLYEYKTVDKEVNDSTDKVDGN encoded by the exons ATGGAGAAATCAGTCCAGACGTTTGTAAATGAAGCACCACCAAATCATCTCCACTCTTCTACCAACACCAACAACAATGGCGGTTGGATTTCATTTCCCTTCATCATAG GGAGTATGGCAGGATTATCATTGGCAGCAGCAGGATGGAATAACAACTTAATAGTGTATTTGATAGAAGAATTCAATATGAATAGTGTGAGTGCTGCTAAAGTGTACAACATGGCTAATGGGTGCAGCactatttttcctattttgggGGCTGTGGTCGCTGATTCTTTTCTCGGCTGTTTCTCCGTCATATGGATTTCTTCTTTCATCTCTTTGCTG GGAGTGTTGCTTCTCACCTTCACAGCAGTCATTGACACATTGAGGCCTCCAAAATGCTTTGATGGTTCAAATGAGTGCAGAAATGCATCAACATTCCATCTTACAATCTTATATGCAGCTTTAGCTCTAGCATATTTGGGAAACGGAGGAACACGTTTCACCATTGGATCAATGGGAGCGAATCAATTTCATAAGCCAAATCATCAAGCGATTTTCTTCAATTGGTATACTTTTGCGCTCTACACATCTAATGTCATTGGTAGCACAGTCCTTTTGTATATTGAGGACAACGTTAGTTGGGTACTTGGGTTCGCCATCTGTGTCACCTTCAACATACTTGGCTTGGCTATTTTCTTGTCTGGACACTGTTTCTATCGCCATATTGAGGCACAACAAGAAAGCCCTTTCATGAGTTTGGCTCGAGTTGCCGTTGCTGCTATCAGGAAGCATAGAGAACCGTTGTCATTAGGAGATGAAGATTATTATCATGGCATGACAAAACAGGACAGTGCAACAAGTGCTCATGACCTCACAAATCCTAGCAAATTCTTCAG GTTCCTGAACAGAGCAGCTTTGATCACAGAAGGAGATAAGAAACCGGACAGAGTTGCTGCTGAGCCATGGAGACTATGTACAGTGCAACAAGTAGAAGATCTCAAAATCCTGATAAAGCTTTTTCCAATATGGACTACTGGTTTGCTTCTATGCACCCCACTAGTCATACAAACCAGTTTAGCAACCCTCCAGGCCCTGAAAATGGACCGGCATTTAGGATCGAATTTCAAAATCCCAGCTGGTTCTGTTATAGTCTTCACGATGATCTCCACGTGCATAACAATAACATTCATGGACCGAGTCCTATCCCCCTTGTTAACTAAACGCATCCGTACTTCTCTGACACCGCTCCAACGGGTTGGGATAGGACACGTGTTGACGGTCGTCAGCATGGTCCTATCCGCCCTGGTAGAGTCAAAGAGGATAAAATTGGACAAATCCCACCACCAAAATAGTGTTGTGGTGCCAATGTCAGTCTTCTGGCTGGCACCACAACTAGCTATTTCAGGTATTGGGCTAGCTTTTCATTCTCCAGGATACGTCGGATTTTATTACCAAGAATTTCCAGGGTCGTTGAAAAGCACGTCTACCGCGGTTGTGGCGGTTTTTATGGGAGTGGCATTTTATCTAGGGAATGGGGTGATGGATTTGGTTCAAAAAGTGACAGGATGGTTGCCTGAGAATATAAATAATGGTAGGTTGGATAATGTTTTCTGGGTGATTAGTGTTTTAGGAGCTTTAAACTTTGTGTATTATGTTGTATGTGCTTCATTGTACGAGTATAAAACTGTTGACAAGGAAGTGAATGATTCTACCGACAAAGTAGATGGAAATTAG
- the LOC125875276 gene encoding uncharacterized protein LOC125875276 gives MQEDSVYDPLVFGHRDYIYCSNCEARIARVQYYIHFVQDLDYGGYFKRVFNVVILDQPKFHQQEDGNTLTTLNIYCTQCNMLLGWRLREATLPSKYFIRGRFFMRLDMLMYKSRVTLHDSLFGGANRQDHVQDVGAKADQDAGANADQDRNAKKRIMIKMKPLMNKVLMNNDQDGSRPMKRMKM, from the exons ATGCAAGAAGATTCTGTATATGATCCACTAGTTTTCGGTCATCGTGATTACATCTATTGCAGTAATTGTGAAGCTCGAATTGCACGTGTCCAGTATTATATTCATTTT GTGCAGGACTTAGATTATGGAGGCTACTTTAAGAGAGT GTTTAATGTTGTTATACTAGACCAACCAAAATTTCATCAACAAGAAGATGGAAATACCCTAACCACACTCAATATTTACTGTACCCAATGTAATATGCTGCTCGGGTGGAGACTT AGGGAAGCCACCCTACCGTCCAAGTATTTCATAAGAGGAAGATTCTTTATGAGATT GGACATGCTCATGTACAAGAGTCGTGTAACGTTGCATGATTCTCTCTTTGGAGGTGCAAATCGACAGGATCATGTTCAAGATGTAGGCGCTAAAGCTGATCAAGATGCAGGTGCTAATGCTGATCAAGATAGAAATGCAAAGAAGAGAATCATGATCAAGATGAAACCGCTAATGAACAAGGTCCTAATGAATAATGATCAAGATGGATCGCGGCCAATGAAACGAATGAAGATGTAG
- the LOC125875053 gene encoding LOW QUALITY PROTEIN: uncharacterized protein LOC125875053 (The sequence of the model RefSeq protein was modified relative to this genomic sequence to represent the inferred CDS: deleted 1 base in 1 codon), translated as MESDLRLLEISGEEDSLLTPLPDMDTNPNDFASISNFISPMRGLEVRVDHVKSGCSSRRVSSNKENINSDKAEMPKLSVEPLHMKRKKRSGGCNLRKSLAWDRAFSTEEGVLDPLELSLLSGSLVKTCGEALFTINEEERNPTSNDSLHDASSVYLSSNKKSTFKGIRAVALKEENRKASTKIPVSHNGRTFSKSSSCSQPLSSASLKRPANMNHGKSATKDSKLPKCQVSKPNSCSLPTNSKSSIPRASHFKHQVTDSAFGIQKNLGLMSSSRKLRNSQEKAKADAAPLKDKSSSCILRGNDEKSPSKLQASIESSPVNNSSNTGMEMNSDATLPSTRAHSSESHDVCLPSVLPLPHSTRTAVSSMPYLPAQAMKPSGLRRPSPSLGFFRQTKASDTHRLLKVESSMCPLQRSGYLRPPETLARQEGKDDLANLNCKVLGSESESSTSSYKVIKIGLEGNSVERVNIPSSVIKKLDIVSDNFRDHVGNFDEQVLDHIKHEEKKLQDTELLMNGKQHPPQMGKLEYINKDGNLMNFIPGFVENKGSAGSGFRDSQFPQASYNSESLVLHRLEDGNPNETEESAISSVIDGLICNSQYGNMINLSGEVMKEGFMGGCNNLTGGEFEKVKSFAVEDDGIFDNDKYIMKIKSNLSKVQRELMNIGGGSCEPLNLTGSNFSEVKMEMSEVAYLHSHNLKEAFTSKQITDRAQTGGLVADISSETLSGENCETNPGGLSIYSEHKSQAISVLHSSGQSLSKHVCIDQSQDGQIDETGLSALPYRSDEIGFDRFDVTSAQTVVGEDPADIMCSSPVKITLPGNCNHSTDEEVNHDKILANSTTCREFGSSSSRTRDKMVSDVPGSIGECRKPIIESVLEVVDETEIHNSLNCHNEGNLTSSMEFGSSSGGTQNVIGSGILGPVGEGNELINSVLLSIGMDEFEIQDSSNKPNDGNQTITLKLGMLSPESLKVEESHMCSHADFIPSSPTELGCHMVVLESLHTPPKLRDARQANEVGKTINALTNIIQIEDAHVETYNNDAQLLPKKAPITVVEECESSNSFENIREAFPAQKSVDAGGLESPSFLNQESPLIHGSDNDADDLDAIHCVAGRLSYPAAIESLSLESDLSEGTSKSHTASVPTDCIELVAGDQTSSRIRMKVHDMLNEDILVKESETGKLSGSESSQNEICHGLEDTEQCTNDDTIFPVKNAESCLKKGNLLILPPRDAVPFSDEWLAAMEAAGEDILTMKGGAVQNSPQEKSLPEPSPWSPVKKKNNQLGPYDCTKFHHNGPPES; from the exons ATGGAATCAGATCTACGCCTCCTTGAAATCTCCGGCGAAGAAGATTCTCTACTCACGCCACTCCCTGATATGGACACCAATCCCAACGATTTcgcttcaatttcaaatttcatttccCCAATGA GAGGGCTGGAGGTTCGGGTAGATCATGTAAAATCCGGATGTTCATCTCGTAGAGTTTCCAGcaataaagaaaatatcaatTCAGACAAAGCAGAAATGCCTAAACTGAGTGTGGAGCCACTGCAcatgaagaggaagaagaggagcgGTGGTTGCAATTTGCGGAAAAGTTTAGCATGGGATAGAGCCTTTTCAACTGAAGAAG GTGTTTTGGATCCATTAGAACTTTCTCTGCTTAGTGGTTCATTGGTTAAAACATGCGGAGAGGCCTTGTTTACCATCAATGAAGAAGAGCGAAATCCAACTTCAAATGACTCTCTGCATGATGCTAGTTCAGTTTATTTGAGCTCGAACAAAAAAAGTACGTTCAAAGGAATTCGAGCTGTAgctttaaaagaagaaaatcggaAG GCATCAACTAAAATACCAGTGTCTCACAATGGTAGAACTTTCTCCAAATCTAGTAGCTGTTCTCAACCTTTGTCTTCAGCTTCAT TGAAAAGGCCTGCAAACATGAATCATGGAAAATCTGCAACCAAGGATTCCAAGTTACCAAAATGTCAAGTTTCAAAGCCAAATTCTTGTTCGTTGCCTACAAACTCTAAGAGTAGCATACCAAGAGCAAGTCATTTTAAGCATCAAGTAACTGATTCTG CTTTTGGTATTCAGAAAAATCTGGGATTAATGAGCTCCTCTAGAAAGTTGAGAAATAGCCAAGAGAAAGCAAAAGCTGATGCTGCACCTTTAAAGGATAAATCTTCATCATGCATTTTGAGAGGAAATGAT GAGAAATCACCATCAAAATTACAGGCATCAATTGAATCTTCTCCAGTTAATAATTCTAGCAATACTGGCATGGAGATGAATTCGGATGCCACACTTCCATCTACCCGAGCACATTCATCTGAAAGTCATGATGTATGTTTACCATCTGTACTCCCTCTTCCTCACAGCACTCGTACTGCTGTTAGCAGTATGCCATACCTGCCCGCACAAGCCATGAAACCATCAGGTCTGCGGAGGCCCTCACCTTCCTTGGGATTTTTTCGTCAG ACAAAAGCTTCAGATACACATCGCTTGTTGAAAGTCGAGTCTAGTATGTGCCCATTGCAAAGGTCTGGTTATCTGAGGCCACCAGAGACACTAGCAAGGCAAGAAGGCAAGGACGACTTAGCAAATTTAAACTGTAAGGTACTAGGATCTGAATCGGAAAGCTCAACATCATCctataaagtaattaaaatagGCTTGGAAGGAAACAGTGTAGAAAGAGTGAATATTCCA AGTAGTGTTATTAAGAAGCTTGATATAGTCAGTGATAATTTCAGAGATCATGTTGGTAATTTTGATGAGCAAGTATTGGATCACATCAAGCACGAAGAAAAGAAGCTTCAGGATACAGAATTGCTGATGAACGGCAAGCAACATCCACCACAAATGggaaaacttgaatatataaacAAAGATGGTAATCTCATGAACTTCATCCCTGGTTTTGTAGAAAATAAAGGCTCTGCTGGATCAGGTTTTAGAGATTCTCAGTTTCCACAAGCTAGCTACAATTCAGAATCTCTAGTTCTACATAGACTGGAAGATGGCAATCCAAATGAAACAGAAGAATCTGCCATTTCTTCAGTAATTGATGGTTTGATTTGTAACTCGCAGTATGGGAATATGATTAATTTAAGTGGGGAGGTGATGAAGGAAGGTTTCATGGGCGGCTGCAATAATTTAACTGGTGGAGAATTTGAAAAGGTCAAGTCCTTTGCAGTTGAAGATGACGGGATCTTTGATAATGATAAGTACATTATGAAGATTAAGAGTAATTTGAGCAAAGTCCAGAGAGAACTAATGAATATTGGAGGTGGGAGCTGTGAGCCCTTGAATCTCACAGGTTCAAACTTTAGTGAAGTAAAGATGGAAATGTCAGAAGTTGCATATCTGCATTCTCATAATCTGAAAGAAGCTTTTACCAGCAAGCAGATCACAGATAGAGCACAAACAGGAGGTTTAGTAGCAGATATCTCAAGTGAAACTTTATCTGGTGAAAATTGCGAGACTAATCCTGGTGGGCTTTCAATTTACTCAGAACATAAGTCCCAGGCTATTAGCGTATTGCATTCAAGTGGTCAGTCCCTTAGTAAACATGTTTGCATAGATCAAAGCCAAGATGGACAGATTGATGAAACTGGTTTATCCGCTCTTCCATATCGATCAGATGAAATTGGTTTTGATAGGTTTGATGTAACAAGTGCACAGACAGTGGTTGGAGAAGATCCTGCGGATATCATGTGTTCTAGCCCTGTCAAAATTACTCTTCCCGGAAATTGCAATCATTCAACAGATGAAGAAGTCAATCATGATAAGATTCTTGCAAATTCAACTACCTGTCGGGAATTTGGTTCATCGTCTAGTAGAACAAGAGATAAAATGGTATCAGATGTACCTGGTTCAATTGGCGAATGTAGGAAACCAATTATAGAGTCTGTATTGGAAGTGGTGGATGAAACTGAAATACACAATTCATTGAACTGTCACAATGAGGGCAATTTAACTTCCTCTATGGAATTTGGTTCATCTTCCGGGGGAACACAAAATGTAATTGGATCTGGTATACTTGGTCCAGTGGGTGAAGGTAACGAATTGATCAACAGTGTGCTCCTCTCCATAGGAATGgatgaatttgaaattcaagattcatcaaacAAGCCTAATGATGGTAATCAGACCATCACATTGAAGCTTGGTATGCTGTCTCCGGAAAGCTTGAAAGTTGAAGAGTCACACATGTGCAGCCATGCAGACTTCATCCCTTCCAGTCCAACAGAACTGGGGTGTCATATGGTTGTATTAGAGAGTCTTCATACTCCTCCAAAACTCAGAGATGCAAGACAAGCAAATGAAGTTGGAAAGACAATAAATGCCCTCACAAATATTATACAGATAGAAGATGCACACGTGGAGACATATAACAATGATGCTCAGTTGTTGCCTAAAAAAGCCCCTATCACTGTGGTGGAAGAATGTGAAAGCAGCAATTCCTTTGAGAATATTCGAGAAGCTTTTCCAGCACAAAAAAGTGTTGATGCAGGTGGATTAGAAAGCCCAAGTTTTCTGAACCAGGAGTCACCTCTGATTCATGGGAGTGATAATGATGCTGATGATCTGGATGCTATCCACTGTGTTGCGGGTAGACTATCATATCCGGCGGCAATTGAATCTTTATCTTTGGAATCTGATTTATCTGAGGGGACAAGTAAAAGCCATACAGCAAGTGTGCCAACTGATTGCATAGAACTTGTTGCAGGGGATCAGACCTCATCAAGAATCAGAATGAAGGTACATGACATGTTGAATGAAGATATTCTGGTGAAGGAATCTGAAACTGGTAAACTTAGTGGAAGTGAGAGTTCTCAAAATGAAATTTGCCACGGGCTGGAAGATACCGAGCAATGCACAAATGACGACACCATTTTTCCAGT CAAAAATGCTGAGAGCTGTCTGAAGAAAGGCAATCTTTTGATATTACCACCACGGGATGCAGTTCCATTTTCTGATGAATGGTTGGCAGCAATGGAAGCTGCAGGGGag GATATATTAACGATGAAAGGTGGTGCTGTACAAAACTCACCCCAAGAGAAATCCTTGCCTGAGCCAAGCCCATGGTCTCCG gtgaagaagaaaaacaatcaACTTGGACCTTATGACTGCACAAAGTTCCACCACAATGGGCCTCCCGAGTCCTGA
- the LOC125872836 gene encoding V-type proton ATPase subunit a1-like, whose product MEYIDNMPLMDLMRSEKMTFVQLIIPAESAHRAITYLGQLGLLQFRDLNAEKSPFQRTFVNQVKRCVEMARKLRYFKDQIHKAGLLLPPLPASQPDTELEEIEIQLAEHEHELIEMNANSEKLRQSYNELLEFKMVLQKASGFLVSSSSHTTDREIELDENVYSNDNHGDTASLLEQEMHSELSNQSGVRFISGIICKSKVLQFERMLFRATRGNMLFSQAVADDEILDPSSNEMVEKIVFVVFFSGEQARTKILKICEAFSANCYPVPEDTTKRRQITQEVLSRLSELETTLDAGLRHRDKALTSIGYHLTKWINMVKTQKAVYDTLNMLNFDVTKKCLVGEGWCPIFAKTKIQEALQRATFDSSSQVGIIFHVMDAVESPPTYFRTNRFTNAFQEIVDAYGVAKYQEANPAVYTIVTFPFLFAVMFGDWGHGICLLLGALVLIARESKLSSQKLGSFMEMLFGGRYVLLLMSIFSIYCGLIYNEFFSVPFHIFGDSAYKCRDATCSDAQTVGLIKYKDPYPFGVDPSWRGSRSELPFLNSLKMKMSILLGVAQMNLGIILSYFNARFFSSSLDIKYQFIPQIIFLNSLFGYLSLLVVVKWCTGSQADLYHVMIYMFLSPFEALGENRLFWGQSVLQVILLLLALIAVPWMLFPKPFILKRLHMERFQGRTYGILGTSEMGSDDQPDSARERAEEFNFSEVFVHQMIHSIEFVLGAVSNTASYLRLWALSLAHSELSTVFYEKVLLLAWGYENIIIRLVGLAVFAFATAFILLMMETLSAFLHALRLHWVEFQNKFYHGDGYKFMPFSFALLADDED is encoded by the exons ATGGAGTACATAGACAACATGCCGCTAATGGATCTGATGCGCTCGGAGAAGATGACTTTCGTTCAGCTTATCATTCCTGCTGAGTCCGCTCATCGTGCCATCACTTACCTTGGCCAACTCGGACTTCTCCAATTCCGTGAT CTAAATGCCGAAAAGAGTCCTTTCCAGAGAACATTTGTAAACCAG GTAAAAAGATGCGTGGAGATGGCAAGAAAACTACGATATTTCAAAGATCAGATACACAAAGCCGGTCTATTGCTGCCTCCTCTTCCTGCTTCCCAACCTGATACTGAATTAGAAGAAATAGAG ATACAACTTGCAGAGCATGAACATGAATTGATTGAAATGAATGCTAATAGTGAGAAATTGCGGCAATCATATAATGAGCTGCTAGAATTTAAGATGGTACTGCAGAAG GCTAGTGGCTTCCTTGTTTCAAGTAGTAGTCATACAACTGACCGGGAAATAGAATTGGATGAAAATGTATACTCCAATGATAACCATGGAGATACAGCATCATTACTTGAGCAG GAGATGCATTCAGAACTGTCAAATCAATCCGGAGTGAGATTTATTAGTGGCATTATCTGCAAGTCCAAGGTTCTTCAATTTGAAAGAATGTTATTTCGTGCAACAAGGGGTAATATGCTTTTCAGTCAGGCAGTTGCTGATGATGAAATACTGGATCCTTCGTCAAACGAAATG GTTGAGAAAATAGTCTTTGTAGTATTCTTTTCAGGTGAGCAGGCGAGAacaaaaatactgaaaatttgTGAGGCATTCAGTGCAAATTGCTATCCTGTTCCTGAAGACACGACAAAGAGGAGGCAGATAACTCAAGAA GTGTTGTCTCGGCTGTCTGAATTAGAAACCACTCTGGATGCTGGCCTGCGACATAGAGATAAAGCTTTGACCTCTATCGGATATCACCTTACAAAATGGATAAACATG GTTAAAACACAAAAGGCTGTGTATGACACTTTAAATATGCTTAATTTCGATGTTACTAAGAAGTGTCTAGTGGGTGAGGGCTGGTGCCCAATATTTGCAAAGACCAAg ATACAAGAGGCTTTGCAACGTGCGACATTTGATAGCAGTTCACAAGTGGGCATTATATTTCATGTGATGGATGCCGTGGAGTCACCTCCAACATACTTTAGGACAAACAGATTCACAAATGCATTTCAAGAAATTGTTGATGCGTATGG TGTTGCCAAATACCAGGAAGCAAATCCAGCTGTTTATACCATTGTTacatttcctttccttttcgcTGTGATGTTTGGGGACTGGGGTCATGGAATCTGCTTGCTCTTGGGAGCATTAGTTCTTATCGCAAGGGAAAGCAAACTTAGTTCTCAG AAACTAGGCAGCTTCATGGAGATGCTCTTTGGTGGTCGCTATGTACTCCTGTTGATgtcaatattttcaatttacTGTGGCTTGATATATAATGAATTCTTCTCAGTTCCCTTTCACATATTTGGTGATTCGGCTTACAAATGCCGAGATGCTACATGCAG TGATGCACAGACAGTTGGTTTAATAAAATACAAGGATCCGTATCCATTTGGCGTGGATCCAAGCTGGAGAGGCAGCCGTTCAGAGCTTCCTTTTTTGAATTCTCTGAAGATGAAGATGTCTATTTTGTTGGGTGTGGCCCAGATGAATCTTGGAATCATTTTAAGTTATTTCAATGCACGTTTCTTCAGCAGCTCACTTGATATTAA GTATCAGTTTATACCACAAATAATCTTTCTCAACAGCCTCTTTGGATACCTTTCTCTTCTCGTTGTTGTCAAATGGTGTACTGGTTCTCAAGCAGATCTATATCATGTTATGATTTATATGTTCTTAAGTCCTTTTGAGGCTCTTGGTGAAAATAGGTTGTTTTGGGGCCAGAGTGTGCTTCAG GTAATATTGCTGCTTTTGGCACTAATTGCTGTTCCATGGATGCTCTTCCCAAAACCTTTTATTTTGAAGAGACTTCACATGGAG AGATTTCAAGGTCGGACATATGGAATACTTGGAACCTCTGAGATGGGTAGTGATGATCAACCAGATTCTGCCAGAGAGCGTGCCGAGGAGTTCAACTTTAGTGAGGTTTTTGTGCACCAAATGATACACTCTATTGAATTTGTACTTGGTGCTGTTTCTAACACTGCATCGTACCTTCGGCTTTGGGCTTTGAG TTTGGCTCACTCTGAATTATCTACTGTGTTCTATGAGAAAGTTCTCCTCCTAGCTTGGGG GTATGAAAACATCATCATACGACTAGTGGGGCTGGCAGTTTTTGCCTTTGCGACAGCTTTTATACTACTCATGATGGAGACTCTTAGTGCATTCCTTCATGCATTGCGTCTTCACTGGGTGGAATTCCAAAACAAGTTTTATCATGGGGATGGTTATAAGTTCATGCCGTTCTCCTTTGCCTTATTAGCAGATGATGAAGATTAG